From Pelotomaculum isophthalicicum JI, one genomic window encodes:
- a CDS encoding stage V sporulation T C-terminal domain-containing protein: MALTSDESVTYISIITAPIIVDGDVVGAVILAANNPDVKMSELELKMAETAAGFLGKQIET; encoded by the coding sequence ATGGCATTGACTTCGGATGAAAGTGTAACATATATTTCTATCATTACTGCCCCGATAATTGTAGATGGCGACGTAGTTGGAGCCGTAATACTTGCGGCTAACAACCCCGATGTAAAGATGAGTGAACTAGAGCTTAAGATGGCTGAAACAGCAGCAGGGTTTCTAGGAAAACAAATAGAAACATAA
- a CDS encoding ketopantoate reductase family protein codes for MNILIFGLGALGTVYACFLKEEGHRVIGLSRKPVQEAVRSKGVRVTGIWGEHHAMLDEVVTGVDKIRGTNFDLVIATVKSYDTEEVAAEIARVLSPDTYVVLAQNGYGNLEAAAKHIPEDRLILGRVIFGAETTGPGTSKVTVIADDVILGSPKNLIDRYKMEKFVSIFREAGIPTRFSKQVMKYIWGKIIYNSALNSMGAILEVNYGKLAEAEHSRMLMESIVREIFSLLDKMGQETLWPDPEAYIKDFYDKLIPATASHHPSMLQDIQRGRRTEIDALNGAVVEMGKKHGVSTPVNDIIVSLVKAKEKINLP; via the coding sequence ATGAATATACTAATCTTTGGACTTGGCGCCCTAGGCACTGTCTATGCGTGTTTCCTAAAGGAAGAAGGACACAGAGTAATCGGCCTTTCGAGAAAGCCTGTCCAGGAAGCAGTTAGGAGTAAGGGCGTGCGGGTTACTGGAATCTGGGGCGAACACCATGCCATGTTAGATGAAGTAGTAACCGGTGTGGATAAAATCAGAGGAACCAATTTCGACCTTGTTATAGCTACAGTTAAATCATATGACACGGAAGAGGTAGCCGCGGAAATAGCCAGGGTCCTGTCACCTGACACATATGTCGTTCTTGCCCAAAACGGCTATGGTAATTTAGAAGCAGCAGCCAAACATATCCCTGAGGACCGGTTGATCCTTGGGAGGGTAATTTTCGGCGCGGAAACAACCGGACCAGGCACGTCGAAAGTAACGGTCATCGCCGATGATGTTATCCTAGGATCACCGAAAAACTTGATTGACCGCTATAAAATGGAGAAGTTTGTAAGTATTTTTAGGGAAGCGGGGATCCCCACCAGGTTTTCTAAACAGGTAATGAAGTATATATGGGGTAAAATAATTTACAATTCAGCTTTGAATTCCATGGGAGCTATCCTTGAGGTTAATTACGGGAAGCTGGCGGAAGCGGAACACTCAAGGATGTTGATGGAAAGTATTGTCAGGGAGATATTTTCTCTCCTGGATAAAATGGGGCAGGAGACCTTGTGGCCTGATCCAGAGGCCTATATAAAAGATTTTTATGATAAATTAATACCAGCCACCGCTTCACATCACCCGTCCATGCTTCAGGACATCCAAAGAGGCAGGAGGACGGAAATTGACGCGTTAAACGGCGCCGTTGTAGAAATGGGAAAGAAACATGGTGTAAGCACACCAGTAAATGATATCATCGTTTCGCTTGTAAAGGCAAAAGAAAAAATAAACTTACCATAA
- a CDS encoding S-layer homology domain-containing protein, with product MKKLFFIVTLLLVVVLSAGVSWAKPGGVANKGADKASVASDNASVAGDKASSVTIDKAGTASDKTSVKISVKNKALGQLKDNLNAVKDKDLELGNNFKDIEDHWAKSAILKMSAIGVFKGDGDGTFRPDDPITQVEVVALAARISNYDEVPQANDLTENDLVGVPDWAKVSVCEAVYNGVINLNRFHSSVQASRVQAAVMIAKAIKLQPVDTSDMPFNDKILISQEDAGYIMALYQQGIILGNPDGKFNPNSAITRAEISTIMERVIDNSGEDSETTQTSTESSGTTQ from the coding sequence TTGAAAAAGTTATTTTTTATCGTCACACTATTACTGGTAGTAGTATTATCCGCGGGAGTATCCTGGGCTAAACCAGGGGGTGTGGCTAACAAAGGGGCAGATAAAGCAAGCGTTGCAAGTGATAATGCCAGTGTTGCAGGTGATAAAGCAAGCAGTGTTACAATCGATAAGGCCGGTACCGCAAGCGATAAAACCAGCGTGAAAATAAGCGTAAAAAATAAGGCTTTAGGTCAATTAAAGGATAATTTAAATGCGGTTAAAGATAAAGATCTTGAACTGGGGAATAATTTCAAGGACATTGAAGATCATTGGGCAAAGTCAGCCATTCTAAAGATGTCGGCTATCGGTGTTTTTAAAGGAGATGGAGATGGTACGTTCCGTCCGGATGACCCGATTACACAGGTTGAAGTTGTTGCCCTGGCAGCGCGAATCTCTAATTATGATGAAGTTCCACAGGCGAATGATTTAACCGAGAATGACCTTGTTGGTGTTCCGGATTGGGCAAAGGTATCTGTTTGTGAGGCTGTTTATAACGGTGTAATTAATTTAAACCGGTTCCATTCCAGTGTCCAAGCCAGCAGGGTTCAAGCAGCCGTTATGATTGCCAAAGCAATAAAACTGCAGCCGGTAGATACGTCTGACATGCCTTTTAACGATAAAATCTTAATTTCGCAAGAAGACGCCGGTTATATTATGGCTCTTTATCAGCAAGGTATTATCTTAGGAAACCCTGATGGGAAATTTAATCCCAATAGCGCTATTACACGGGCGGAAATATCAACAATAATGGAAAGGGTTATCGATAACTCAGGGGAAGACAGCGAAACGACCCAAACAAGCACTGAAAGCAGTGGTACAACTCAATAA
- a CDS encoding CD1871A family CXXC motif-containing protein — MLFLALASITYGVWRGENIEVLMKAINLCLECIGIG, encoded by the coding sequence ATATTATTTTTAGCGTTGGCTTCCATAACTTACGGCGTGTGGCGAGGTGAAAATATCGAGGTATTGATGAAGGCAATTAACCTTTGTCTGGAGTGCATAGGCATTGGTTAG
- a CDS encoding 4Fe-4S binding protein: MVSIKRRLVQLAAAFAFNSHVAGFFRGTIYRGNLKQVCLPVLNCYSCPGAIGSCPVGSLQAVASLSTFYFSFYVTGFLALVGVFTGRLACGWLCPFGLIQELLYRIPSPKYLLPDWTRFVKYFILVIPVLLLPPMFAGDINPGTPFFCKWLCPAGTLEAAIPLSVTNSGIRGALGWLFTWRISWLAAILIFVILIKRGFCLVLCPLGAFYSLFNGISFLKISRDPERCNTCGKCAVICPLRLPERTMNHPECTRCLKCVHNCPTGALKWRLQITEGCASVHVKN; the protein is encoded by the coding sequence TTGGTTAGTATTAAACGGCGACTAGTTCAACTGGCGGCTGCCTTTGCATTTAACAGCCATGTGGCAGGTTTCTTCAGGGGTACGATATACCGGGGAAACTTAAAACAAGTCTGCCTGCCGGTATTAAACTGTTATTCCTGCCCGGGCGCCATAGGGTCTTGTCCGGTCGGCTCCCTGCAAGCGGTAGCTTCTTTAAGCACATTTTACTTTTCTTTTTATGTTACCGGTTTTCTGGCGCTGGTGGGAGTTTTTACAGGCAGGTTGGCCTGCGGCTGGTTGTGTCCATTCGGGTTAATTCAAGAACTGCTCTATAGAATTCCTTCACCCAAGTATTTATTGCCTGACTGGACTCGTTTTGTCAAATATTTTATATTAGTTATTCCTGTTCTTTTGCTGCCGCCCATGTTTGCCGGTGATATTAATCCGGGTACTCCTTTTTTCTGCAAGTGGCTTTGCCCCGCGGGAACGTTGGAAGCAGCTATCCCGCTTTCCGTCACAAACTCCGGCATCCGCGGCGCCCTGGGATGGCTTTTCACCTGGCGCATTTCCTGGCTAGCCGCTATACTGATCTTTGTTATTTTGATTAAACGTGGATTTTGCCTGGTTTTGTGTCCGCTTGGGGCATTTTATTCCTTGTTCAACGGCATCAGCTTTCTTAAAATAAGTCGTGACCCTGAACGCTGCAACACCTGCGGTAAATGCGCCGTTATATGCCCCCTCCGCCTGCCTGAACGTACCATGAACCACCCTGAATGCACGCGTTGTCTTAAATGCGTGCACAACTGCCCGACCGGGGCGCTAAAATGGAGATTACAAATAACGGAAGGATGTGCGTCTGTACATGTCAAGAATTAA
- a CDS encoding TlpA family protein disulfide reductase: MSRIKMLIVTFLVGLLFISGCGREEAKPAQTTQTDNSPVQEQQPSQSKLDTPAQQTPEQKSQQGGNVKIQQLPQPEQNTNSQKPGQPPQNAPEKEKINYSLTVGAAFPSFTLTDLNGGAVSSKDLFNNRITLINIWSTT, encoded by the coding sequence ATGTCAAGAATTAAGATGTTGATTGTTACATTCCTTGTCGGACTTCTTTTTATTTCCGGCTGCGGTAGGGAAGAGGCTAAACCGGCGCAGACCACACAAACTGATAATTCGCCGGTTCAAGAACAGCAACCTTCTCAGTCAAAGCTGGACACACCTGCCCAGCAGACACCTGAACAGAAATCCCAGCAGGGAGGTAATGTGAAAATTCAACAACTGCCGCAGCCGGAACAGAACACAAATAGCCAAAAGCCCGGGCAACCGCCCCAAAACGCGCCAGAAAAGGAGAAAATAAATTATTCTTTAACCGTTGGAGCCGCCTTCCCGTCATTCACACTCACTGATTTGAACGGCGGCGCAGTTAGTTCGAAAGATCTTTTTAACAATAGAATCACTTTAATTAATATTTGGAGCACTACCTGA